One genomic window of Cydia fagiglandana chromosome 20, ilCydFagi1.1, whole genome shotgun sequence includes the following:
- the LOC134674853 gene encoding uncharacterized protein LOC134674853 — MWWRAVLIFSLAIIDNISAQDDNNATETQTKLCCPCPPGVTGVPMDAAALAPGAVAVARGADGVDDCPCRARDADSEGAASLFFPHAVRPFGNVMRPDSKEESKPLLHPEVGLASSVLETLREATDEEYRDALERDAARAAVDVASLADLIDGAPEEARNVVTVIVSPRHMDDSDVIPEASHVQETRCIHSLLGNPRNSLSHRTQSKGLEDILNLPLPSGMLHRQRDSGLAASNVHESVVTPEDNLNTLLPGLKLNPNLLSLDPKTINENINNILSGANLGIKAGSISLNRNEMDNSDARTDSANDQISSEVVGENNDILTVNDFNRQSDGQNDLDCNTSPSIKQETIAEKSAKNTGPLQSLLFGRNNDEKPGLSFPLKNLLKLRDVELVPLDVLNNKPKTKINIPSLKLHPLQNTEAREHVKLPTKPSKIATVLSKLNKAKTANIQIIPKRKPVTTDILDAVPSPSDDNCVRLKPETDKSVEVNMQQLEDSLLDSSTETTETGNEQADDLIAKSTDILPSNSAEDVQLKSSEIFQDEEVDDSEDFQIIDDAQTPENESDIEIISEEDISDIPPGSVDLSEINEAEDRSNSEPVTLHPLKTLEEIRRSVVDKLEALQKSNINALDNIKHNVEEISPHGDSEEARNQDIGSEETIDQISNVESTSLSPTSGKPFEGELQDMSASAEAVSFQDLQNMSNSILMASENHEQRAQEQNEEFLESKEGDTASEEASESDIDNILGMDGKETENDLNQNIDDSNKTDKTLCPSDLHKTSNQAKVEDTNSINKVNTENDLETLASDPIMDILRPTSVTSGPIINILRPNSKSLVEHLNDFGTKLRQSIVQPAPLINANDFNIFSTPSFNLPNLSGLNTNIPTLDDIRTRVSEILNGLARTANDDDGSSELDSEDFASDVNPVQSASPSSSDPVSIFSPLKPLEDINLDIIQLKPLPSLLGSSPQTPDLPGLNLNRYKAKLAVPKSLDLKPLNLASTLGNNGGLVGTTLTIGPQKKQKTGTPKLKSNKNAQFASPRGALNSNPTLADITSTMQNNALNLLNIPKSPTLQASNIAGNIAERIKSHAEDTVKSIHETLNPSALAEVHNNVLKNANKLLAPGRNHLQNTLQAPSQIDSAVDNLRSQTQNTIQHLHNTLNSPRVASDVLKNTNSILKSPKSSLDAAVDNLKAQSVNTFKNIQQTLDTSRLADLSDSIHKGTQNILKSSAAITPTGNLLGNTMQAVPTIDEVAGNLRSHTQSTLRNIQQTLNTPTLSDISTSIQKSAQKVLDSPITNSRSQILKSTLQPSTSLDTVVDNIRSQTQNTMRTIQNSLNAPTFSDISATVQKHAQNLLNSPVASTGRDAFKQVLQASNPINLTPHAEQVAKDLQKTLKATLKNSPIKDLPPLPHPNDVIQSLTDHHADINDKLYALHTDFNDRLESIHNEITDPARLRSILSPPVNRNFELFAIPLPMSSRSSLLQARPILQAKQPVLASQKKQPKIASTATKPRSRIEIAKPNSMRGSKGRESSPSKSFRMSSAATSPSPTRIERPTLTLTSKKPIKTLQDLKKPVLPKLKPLTKNKVTITFGSTTQRPIGKPKSTTAKPKVSTNKRFKPKPLVRQPTPWHGKGEARTAPKRLGEPLTSPSKTAPTLQTPSKAKSAIPISKPVKTGTSRLSPVSKLKSQSTPKPILKTTPRTLGRASASQLALNKPKSPLLTKLTDALKSKGKPLGKLSQTSQARTGEMAPSASERFEKVVALDEPMKENVSYKCKMMCVKVDLNE, encoded by the exons ATGTGGTGGAGGgcagttttgatttttagtttgGCGATAATAGACAAT ATATCAGCACAAGATGACAACAACGCTACTGAAACACAGACTAAGTTGTGTTGCCCGTGTCCTCCCGGCGTCACTGGCGTCCCTATGGACGCCGCGGCTCTTGCTCCGGGCGCCGTGGCCGTGGCGCGCGGCGCGGACGGCGTGGACGACTGTCCGTGCCGCGCTCGCGACGCCGACTCCGAGGGCGCCGCATCGCTCTTCTTTCCTCACGCGGTCCGTCCTTTTGGGAATGTCATGAG GCCAGACTCTAAAGAGGAATCAAAACCGCTTCTGCATCCGGAAGTCGGTCTCGCCTCATCAGTTCTGGAGACTCTTCGCGAGGCCACTGACGAAGAGTACAGAGACGCCCTCGAAAGAGATGCTGCCAGAGCAGCCGTCGACGTGGCATCACTAGCCGACCTCATCGATGGTGCACCAGAGGAAGCCAGAAACGTTGTCACAGTAATAGTAAGTCCCAGACATATGGATGATAGTGATGTTATACCCGAAGCTTCTCACGTACAAGAAACTAGGTGTATACATTCACTTTTAGGTAACCCTAGGAATTCTCTCAGTCATAGGACTCAAAGTAAAGGTTTGGAGGACATACTTAATCTACCTTTGCCAAGTGGTATGCTTCACCGACAACGTGACAGTGGTTTAGCTGCAAGTAATGTTCATGAAAGTGTAGTCACACCAGAAGATAATCTAAATACACTGTTGCCTGGGCTTAAGTTAAACCCTAATTTGCTCAGCTTAGATCCTAAAACAATAAATGAGAATATTAACAATATATTAAGTGGTGCAAACTTAGGCATTAAGGCAGGAAGTATTAGTTTAAATCGTAATGAGATGGATAATTCAGATGCCAGGACAGACTCGGCGAATGACCAAATCAGTAGTGAAGTTGTTGGAGAGAACAATGATATACTCACGGTTAATGATTTCAACCGTCAGTCGGATGGTCAAAATGATTTAGATTGCAACACATCTCCTTCGATTAAGCAAGAAACAATAGCTGAGAAGAGCGCAAAAAATACAGGTCCGCTACAGTCTCTTTTATTTGGTCGAAATAATGATGAGAAACCTGGGTTATCTTTTCCACTTAAAAATCTGCTTAAACTAAGGGACGTGGAATTAGTTCCTTTGGATGTACTGAACAATAAaccaaaaacaaaaattaaCATACCTAGCTTAAAATTACATCCATTGCAAAACACAGAAGCAAGAGAACATGTAAAACTACCAACAAAACCGTCTAAAATCGCAACTGTCTTAAGCAAATTAAATAAAGCCAAGACTGCCAATATACAAATAATACCAAAAAGAAAACCGGTAACTACGGACATTTTAGACGCTGTTCCAAGTCCTTCCGATGATAACTGCGTGAGACTGAAACCAGAAACTGATAAGTCAGTAGAAGTAAATATGCAGCAGCTGGAGGATTCGCTGCTAGATTCTAGTACTGAAACAACTGAAACTGGCAATGAACAGGCCGATGACTTAATAGCTAAGAGTACAGatattttacctagtaatagcGCTGAAGATGTACAATTAAAAAGCAGTGAAATCTTTCAAGATGAAGAAGTTGATGATTCGGAAGATTTTCAAATTATAGATGATGCACAAACGCCAGAAAACGAGAGTGATATAGAAATAATCTCTGAAGAAGATATTAGCGATATTCCTCCTGGTTCCGTTGACTTGAGCGAAATAAACGAAGCAGAAGATAGAAGTAATTCTGAGCCAGTAACACTTCATCCACTTAAAACACTGGAGGAAATTAGGAGAAGTGTTGTAGACAAATTGGAAGCTCTGCAAAAAAGTAACATAAATGCACTTGATAACATAAAACACAATGTTGAAGAGATATCTCCTCATGGAGACTCTGAGGAAGCACGTAACCAAGATATAGGTTCTGAGGAAACCATCGACCAAATCTCTAACGTAGAATCAACATCTTTGTCTCCTACGTCTGGTAAACCTTTTGAAGGAGAATTACAGGATATGAGTGCATCAGCGGAAGCAGTCAGTTTTCAAGATCTTCAAAATATGTCTAATTCTATTTTAATGGCCAGTGAGAATCACGAACAAAGAGCACAAGAGCAAAACGAAGAATTCCTGGAATCGAAGGAAGGTGACACTGCATCGGAAGAAGCGAGTGAAAGTGACATTGATAACATCCTTGGTATGGACGGGAAAGAAACCGAGAATGACCTTAATCAGAATATTGATGACAGCAATAAAACAGACAAAACATTATGTCCAAGCGACCTACATAAAACATCCAATCAAGCTAAAGTTGAAGATACTAATTCTATAAATAAAGTGAATACTGAAAACGATTTAGAAACTTTGGCAAGTGACCCAATAATGGATATACTTCGACCAACTTCAGTAACAAGCGGACCAATTATCAATATACTTCGGCCAAATTCTAAATCCCTAGTAGAACATCTTAACGATTTCGGCACGAAATTGCGTCAAAGTATTGTTCAACCGGCGCCTTTGATAAACGCAAATGACTTCAACATATTTAGTACTCCCAGCTTCAATCTTCCAAATTTGTCTGGTTTAAATACTAATATTCCTACTTTAGATGACATTAGAACACGGGTCTCCGAAATCCTAAATGGCTTGGCTAGAACGGCGAACGACGACGATGGTTCTTCTGAATTAGACTCAGAAGATTTTGCTTCAGACGTTAATCCTGTACAATCTGCCAGTCCGAGTTCTTCCGATCCTGTTTCTATTTTCTCACCTTTGAAGCCCTTGGAAGACATCAACTTAGATATCATCCAGTTAAAACCCCTTCCGTCATTACTAGGATCTAGTCCACAAACACCAGACCTGCCAGGGCTGAATCTGAATAGATATAAAGCTAAACTAGCAGTTCCCAAGTCGTTAGATTTGAAACCATTGAATTTGGCTTCAACATTAGGCAATAATGGTGGACTTGTTGGTACTACACTGACTATAGGGCCACagaaaaaacaaaagacggGCACACCTAAATTGAAATCTAACAAAAACGCTCAATTTGCTTCGCCTCGGGGTGCATTAAATAGTAATCCGACCTTAGCTGACATAACTTCAACTATGCAAAATAATGCATTGAATTTATTGAATATTCCCAAAAGTCCAACTTTACAAGCTAGTAATATAGCAGGGAACATAGCCGAGAGAATAAAATCTCACGCGGAAGACACTGTAAAAAGTATTCATGAAACACTTAACCCTTCTGCTTTAGCTGAAGTACACAATAATGTATTGAAGAATGCTAACAAATTGTTAGCTCCCGGCAGAAACCACTTGCAAAACACTCTACAAGCTCCTTCACAGATCGATTCTGCTGTAGACAACCTTAGATCACAAACGCAAAACACGATCCAACATTTACACAACACATTGAATTCTCCCAGAGTAGCTAGTGATGttctaaaaaatacaaatagtaTTTTAAAATCACCGAAGAGTTCCTTGGATGCCGCAGTCGATAATCTTAAAGCTCAATCTGTTAATACTTTTAAGAACATCCAGCAAACATTAGACACTTCTAGACTGGCTGACCTAAGTGATTCAATCCACAAAGGTACTCAAAACATTCTAAAGTCTTCTGCTGCTATAACTCCCACAGGAAATTTATTAGGGAATACTATGCAAGCCGTTCCTACTATAGATGAAGTAGCAGGTAATCTCAGATCTCATACTCAAAGTACATTGAGAAACATTCAACAAACTTTGAATACACCGACTCTATCTGATATTAGCACATCTATTCAGAAAAGTGCGCAGAAAGTGTTGGATTCTCCAATAACAAACAGCAGGTCACAAATCCTTAAAAGTACCTTACAGCCAAGTACTTCATTAGATACAGTCGTTGATAATATACGATCTCAAACTCAAAATACTATGAGAACTATTCAAAATTCTTTAAACGCCCCAACTTTCTCGGATATAAGTGCAACAGTACAGAAGCATGCACAAAATTTGTTAAATTCACCAGTAGCTTCTACCGGGCGAGACGCTTTCAAACAAGTATTACAAGCCAGCAACCCAATCAACTTAACACCACATGCAGAACAGGTTGCTAAAGATTTGCAGAAAACATTAAAAGCGACCCTTAAAAATAGTCCCATTAAAGACTTACCACCACTTCCCCACCCAAATGACGTAATTCAATCTTTAACCGATCATCACGCTGATATCAACGACAAGTTATATGCTTTACATACGGATTTCAATGATCGGCTCGAATCAATTCACAATGAGATCACAGATCCTGCGAGACTGCGATCAATTTTGTCCCCTCCTGTAAATAGGAATTTCGAATTATTTGCTATACCGTTACCTATGAGTTCTAGGAGTAGTTTACTACAAGCAAGACCGATATTACAAGCTAAGCAACCGGTACTTGCTTCACAAAAGAAACAACCTAAAATAGCTTCTACCGCAACAAAGCCTAGATCTAGGATAGAAATCGCAAAACCAAATTCTATGCGTGGTTCAAAAGGCAGAGAAAGCAGCCCCTCGAAATCTTTTAGAATGTCTTCGGCAGCGACCTCGCCCTCCCCAACCCGTATCGAACGCCCGACTCTGACACTAACCTCTAAGAAGCCAATCAAAACCTTGCAAGATCTAAAAAAACCCGTCTTGCCAAAATTAAAAcctttaacaaaaaataaagttaCGATCACTTTCGGTTCTACGACACAACGTCCAATTGGTAAACCCAAATCGACGACTGCAAAACCTAAAGTGTCCACCAATAAACGTTTCAAGCCTAAACCACTTGTACGACAACCTACTCCATGGCATGGGAAGGGAGAGGCGAGAACCGCTCCGAAGCGATTAGGCGAACCTTTAACGTCTCCGAGCAAAACCGCTCCAACACTCCAAACTCCTTCAAAAGCAAAATCAGCAATACCTATTAGTAAACCAGTCAAAACAGGAACGTCGCGTTTGTCCCCTGTATCAAAACTTAAATCCCAGTCGACACCAAAACCAATTTTGAAAACAACACCACGGACACTAGGTCGCGCGAGTGCCAGTCAGCTAGCTCTAAATAAGCCTAAAAGTCCTTTGCTGACAAAATTAACGGATGCATTAAAGAGTAAAGGTAAACCTCTCGGCAAATTGAGTCAGACTTCACAAGCGAGAACTGGAGAAATGGCACCATCCGCCTCTGAACGCTTTGAAAAGGTTGTAGCTTTGGATGAAC